A stretch of Sinorhizobium meliloti DNA encodes these proteins:
- the tpiA gene encoding triose-phosphate isomerase, whose product MTPDIRPLVAGNWKMNGTRASLDQIKAMAEGVKGDLSARVDALICPPATLLYVATALCDDSPLMIGAQDCHQKQSGAHTGEVSAEMVADCFGTHVIVGHSERRTDHGEGDALVRAKTEAAHGADLVAIVCVGETEEERKAGRTLDILKRQLSESLPDQATAENTVIAYEPVWAIGTGLTPTVSDVEEAHAFMRRELVSRFGAEGGKMRILYGGSVKPSNAKELMGVANVDGALIGGASLKADDFLAIYRAYEELTA is encoded by the coding sequence ATGACGCCCGATATCCGCCCGCTCGTCGCCGGCAACTGGAAGATGAATGGAACACGTGCGTCTCTGGACCAGATCAAGGCAATGGCCGAGGGCGTCAAAGGCGACCTTTCCGCGAGGGTTGACGCCCTGATCTGCCCGCCCGCCACATTGCTTTACGTTGCGACCGCGCTTTGCGACGACAGCCCTTTGATGATCGGGGCGCAGGACTGCCACCAGAAACAGTCGGGAGCCCATACCGGCGAAGTCTCGGCTGAAATGGTCGCCGATTGCTTCGGCACGCATGTGATCGTCGGCCATTCCGAACGGCGCACCGATCATGGCGAAGGCGACGCACTGGTGCGTGCCAAGACGGAGGCCGCGCATGGAGCGGATCTCGTCGCGATCGTTTGCGTCGGTGAGACGGAAGAGGAGCGCAAGGCCGGCCGGACGCTCGATATTCTGAAGCGCCAGCTCTCCGAGAGCCTGCCGGATCAGGCGACGGCCGAAAATACCGTGATTGCCTACGAACCCGTGTGGGCGATCGGCACCGGCCTGACGCCCACCGTGTCCGACGTCGAGGAGGCGCACGCCTTCATGCGCCGCGAGCTCGTCTCGCGCTTCGGCGCGGAAGGCGGCAAGATGCGCATCCTCTATGGAGGTTCCGTCAAGCCCTCGAATGCGAAGGAACTCATGGGCGTTGCCAATGTCGACGGCGCCCTGATCGGCGGCGCGAGCTTGAAAGCCGATGATTTCCTCGCCATCTACAGGGCCTATGAAGAA
- a CDS encoding cytochrome b yields the protein MLRNSENGFGTVTIALHWTIAVLILGLILAGFVMRRIEIDPGLQFSLYQWHKSFGFTALGLAAFRMLWWLVETSPAASPTLGPMEHMAARATHLSLIALALLVPLSGWAVVSVSTLAIPSFYFNLIIIPHLPLPKSGTSEAFWALAHAMLAYVTLGLVAIHAAAAFYHHLVRRDLVLIRMLRSGSMPRTGSTVKTSGKDDTVVERKRI from the coding sequence ATGCTGCGCAACAGCGAGAACGGGTTCGGAACGGTGACGATCGCCCTTCACTGGACGATCGCGGTTCTGATCCTCGGGCTCATCCTCGCCGGCTTCGTCATGCGGCGCATCGAGATCGACCCGGGTCTGCAGTTCTCCCTTTACCAGTGGCACAAGTCGTTCGGCTTCACCGCTTTGGGACTGGCTGCGTTTCGGATGCTCTGGTGGCTCGTGGAAACCAGCCCGGCAGCTTCTCCGACCCTTGGCCCGATGGAGCACATGGCCGCACGGGCCACGCATCTGTCGCTCATCGCGCTCGCACTCCTCGTGCCGCTGTCCGGCTGGGCGGTCGTGTCCGTCTCGACGCTGGCGATCCCGAGCTTCTATTTCAACTTGATCATCATTCCGCATCTGCCGCTCCCGAAATCCGGGACTTCGGAAGCGTTCTGGGCCCTCGCCCATGCAATGCTCGCCTATGTGACGCTTGGCCTGGTCGCGATCCACGCGGCGGCGGCATTCTATCACCATCTCGTGCGGCGCGACTTGGTGCTCATCCGCATGCTTCGCTCCGGGTCGATGCCGCGCACCGGCAGCACCGTCAAGACTTCCGGAAAGGACGACACCGTTGTCGAGAGGAAACGAATATGA
- a CDS encoding YceI family protein: MTSSGKQSMAVTLPLSLLALALAGTPVAGAKAPALADAAGTYRIASSSRIQFSVGQVGGSGGIAGSFTKFSGIFRIDGDDVGRSSVEFTLFPESVRSTERRIEDFLRSSAVFDAANHRTVTFRSTGVSQTGPDAATIEGVLTARGKSRKERFDVRLTDWNRRSISFTIRGSIRRSPYGMTVGTPIYSNVVEFDMNIRGQKR, translated from the coding sequence ATGACCAGCTCAGGCAAGCAGTCCATGGCAGTGACCCTGCCGCTTTCGCTCCTCGCCCTTGCCCTCGCAGGGACGCCGGTTGCGGGGGCGAAAGCGCCGGCGCTTGCGGATGCTGCCGGGACCTACCGCATCGCGAGCTCGTCGAGGATCCAGTTCAGCGTTGGACAAGTGGGTGGCAGCGGCGGCATTGCCGGCAGCTTCACTAAATTCTCGGGCATATTCCGGATCGATGGCGACGACGTCGGGCGATCCTCCGTGGAGTTCACGCTTTTTCCGGAGAGCGTAAGGTCCACCGAGCGCCGGATCGAGGACTTCCTGCGCTCCAGCGCAGTGTTCGATGCAGCCAACCACAGGACCGTGACCTTCCGCTCCACCGGCGTCAGCCAGACCGGCCCGGATGCCGCAACGATCGAGGGCGTTCTCACCGCCCGCGGCAAGAGCCGCAAGGAGCGCTTCGACGTGAGGCTCACCGATTGGAACAGGCGCTCGATTTCCTTCACGATCCGCGGCAGCATCCGCCGCTCGCCCTACGGCATGACCGTCGGGACGCCCATTTACTCCAACGTCGTGGAGTTCGACATGAACATAAGAGGGCAGAAGCGTTAG
- a CDS encoding FAD-binding oxidoreductase, with translation MRMDDFEEAGRFGNRSRPTVSPDDYEDGISSVAAMAFLPVGNGLSHGDVCRNQFGTLIESRKHNRILSFDPGSGTIRCEAGTILADLLARAVPHRFFLPVTPATGLVTVGGAVANDIHGGNHHARGSFGNHVRRLTLLRSTGQRLVCSPEENAELFAATIGGLGLTGLILDVELRLMKVPSPHVQRHVLRFDSLDRYFTLAEWAEEEHEYAVAWLDQLATGRRMGRGVLFAADHADGACEYPDIPKGPRLAVPFSPPFSLFNSVTLKMLNEYRFRKHDRGETVSTQTWTSYFHPLDAIGGWRRLYGRRGLCQHQSVYPVATAPETTARLLETARRAGHGSVRTKLHRFGGIASPGLLSFSRPGFALTMDFANQGEATVKLLDALDEIAVVAGGAVNPCQDFRMSPAIFEASFPAWKRLEALRDPAMVSDFWRRTALAPGQT, from the coding sequence ATGAGAATGGACGATTTCGAGGAAGCGGGTCGGTTTGGAAACCGGTCTCGACCGACCGTTTCACCCGATGACTACGAGGACGGCATAAGCTCGGTGGCCGCCATGGCGTTTCTTCCCGTCGGCAATGGCCTGAGCCACGGCGATGTTTGCCGCAACCAATTCGGGACCCTTATCGAAAGCAGGAAGCATAACCGCATCCTGTCTTTCGATCCGGGGAGCGGGACCATTCGCTGCGAGGCCGGCACTATCCTTGCCGACCTGCTGGCGCGCGCCGTTCCGCATCGCTTCTTTCTTCCCGTGACGCCGGCGACGGGCCTCGTCACCGTCGGCGGCGCCGTCGCCAACGACATCCACGGTGGCAATCACCATGCGCGCGGCTCCTTCGGCAATCACGTCCGGCGCCTGACCTTGCTGCGTTCGACGGGCCAACGCCTCGTCTGCTCGCCCGAGGAGAATGCAGAACTCTTCGCTGCGACGATCGGCGGCCTGGGACTGACCGGGCTGATCCTCGACGTCGAGCTTCGGTTGATGAAGGTGCCGTCGCCGCATGTCCAGCGGCACGTGCTTCGCTTCGATAGTCTCGATCGATATTTCACGCTGGCCGAATGGGCCGAAGAGGAGCACGAGTATGCCGTAGCCTGGCTCGACCAGCTCGCGACGGGACGGCGCATGGGGAGGGGCGTCCTGTTCGCCGCGGATCACGCCGACGGCGCTTGCGAATATCCTGATATCCCGAAGGGGCCGAGGCTCGCCGTGCCTTTTTCGCCGCCCTTCAGTCTGTTCAACAGCGTGACGCTGAAAATGCTGAACGAATACCGCTTTCGCAAGCACGACCGTGGTGAGACCGTGTCGACGCAGACGTGGACTTCCTACTTTCACCCTCTCGACGCGATCGGCGGGTGGCGCAGGCTCTACGGGCGGCGTGGCCTCTGCCAGCATCAAAGCGTGTATCCCGTTGCGACCGCGCCGGAGACCACGGCGCGGTTGCTCGAAACAGCCCGCCGTGCCGGTCATGGGTCCGTACGGACGAAGCTGCACCGTTTCGGTGGCATAGCCTCCCCGGGGCTTCTCTCCTTTTCGAGACCGGGCTTCGCCCTGACCATGGACTTTGCCAATCAAGGCGAGGCCACCGTCAAGCTGCTCGACGCTCTCGACGAGATTGCCGTCGTGGCCGGCGGTGCGGTCAATCCGTGCCAGGACTTCCGCATGAGCCCAGCCATCTTCGAAGCATCATTTCCCGCCTGGAAAAGGCTGGAGGCGCTGCGCGATCCGGCAATGGTCTCGGACTTCTGGCGGCGCACGGCCCTGGCGCCCGGGCAAACCTAA
- a CDS encoding alpha/beta hydrolase, with amino-acid sequence MAEAPVARQAPNEGADRVSMSTILFSIRHLIGALLFASLAVSARAEPVKPYKDALFRYSKLLQEADGGDFRVVDYQELRDINERDQIPERRVKRAYVSLGVKSVQVNETLGFGERGLDVTRVGPDRGAAFTVIFIHGRGGDRRLGANDFAFGGNFNRLKNLAVVNGGTYYAPSVRSFDAAGVADVSALIRFAAERSGGGPVILSCASMGSFICWGIARQEAAVSALGGMMIMGGPADPDFRKSAAYSARLPILFSHGSRDSVYPAESQVALYRSLRSKAYPVRFVLFETGSHGTPIRMTDWREALNWILDR; translated from the coding sequence TTGGCCGAGGCGCCGGTGGCAAGGCAGGCGCCGAACGAGGGAGCCGATCGGGTGTCCATGTCCACAATTCTTTTCTCCATACGGCATCTGATCGGCGCGCTTCTTTTCGCGAGCCTTGCCGTTTCCGCAAGGGCCGAACCCGTTAAGCCCTACAAGGACGCGCTGTTTCGCTATAGCAAACTGCTTCAGGAGGCGGATGGCGGCGACTTCCGCGTTGTCGATTACCAGGAACTACGCGACATCAACGAGCGCGACCAGATACCCGAGCGGCGGGTGAAGCGCGCTTACGTGTCGCTCGGTGTCAAGAGCGTGCAGGTGAACGAGACGCTCGGTTTCGGCGAGCGGGGGCTTGACGTCACCCGCGTCGGCCCCGATCGCGGCGCCGCATTCACCGTGATCTTTATTCATGGTCGCGGCGGCGACCGCCGTCTCGGTGCCAATGATTTCGCCTTCGGAGGCAATTTCAATCGCCTCAAAAATCTGGCTGTCGTCAATGGCGGAACCTATTACGCTCCAAGCGTCAGGTCCTTCGATGCTGCGGGCGTAGCGGATGTTTCGGCACTGATCCGTTTCGCAGCGGAGCGTTCCGGCGGAGGGCCGGTAATCCTTTCCTGTGCCTCCATGGGAAGCTTCATCTGCTGGGGCATAGCCCGCCAAGAGGCAGCCGTCTCGGCCCTTGGCGGCATGATGATCATGGGCGGCCCCGCCGACCCCGACTTTCGCAAGAGTGCCGCCTACAGCGCGCGGCTGCCGATACTCTTCAGCCACGGCAGCCGCGACAGCGTCTATCCGGCCGAGTCCCAGGTCGCGCTCTATCGCAGCCTCAGATCGAAGGCCTATCCTGTCCGTTTCGTCCTGTTCGAAACAGGTTCGCATGGAACTCCGATCAGAATGACGGACTGGCGAGAGGCGCTGAACTGGATCCTTGACCGCTAG
- the parE gene encoding DNA topoisomerase IV subunit B, producing the protein MDDSSDLFSAMPQQPKPADAAPRKPAAPAAGNEASRPAPKTSDGSDYDASAIEVLEGLEPVRRRPGMYIGGTDEKALHHLFAEVIDNSMDEAVAGHANFIDVNLDADGYLTVTDNGRGIPVENHPKFPGKSTLEVVMTVLHAGGKFDGKAYETSGGLHGVGVSVVNALSDDLEVEVARNRRLYRQRFSRGIAQGGLEDLGDVHNRRGTRVRFHPDPQIFGPHARFEPARLFRMARSKAYLFGGVEIRWSCDPALLPEGSEIPDRAVFHFPGGLKDYLAATLGKEFTVTREIFAGKSEKSGGHGSLEWAVTWYGGDQQIHSYCNTIPTPEGGTHEAGLRIALTKGLKNYAELTQNKRAAIVTTDDVMISAAGMLSVFIREPEFVGQTKDKLATVEAQRIVENALRDPFDHYLADNPAEAAKLLDWVVERAEERVRRRKEKEVSRKTAVRKLRLPGKLADCAQNTAEGAELFIVEGDSAGGSAKQARNRANQAILPLRGKILNVASAGREKLGANQQIGDLVQALGCGTRSKYREEDLRYERIIIMTDADVDGAHIASLLITFFYQEMPELIRGGHLYLAVPPLYRLSQGSKTLYARDDAHREELMRTEFNGRGKVELGRFKGLGEMLPAQLKETTMDPAKRTLLKVEIDDVDFEGTRDAVDSLMGTKAEARFRFIQERAVFADNLDI; encoded by the coding sequence ATGGACGACAGCAGCGACCTTTTTTCCGCTATGCCCCAACAGCCGAAGCCGGCGGATGCCGCGCCACGCAAGCCCGCGGCCCCCGCCGCCGGTAACGAAGCGTCGCGCCCCGCACCCAAGACGAGCGACGGCAGCGACTACGACGCCTCGGCAATCGAAGTGCTGGAAGGTCTGGAGCCGGTCCGGCGCCGTCCGGGCATGTATATCGGCGGGACGGACGAAAAGGCCCTGCATCATCTGTTCGCCGAGGTCATCGACAACTCGATGGACGAGGCGGTCGCGGGACACGCCAACTTCATCGACGTGAACCTGGACGCCGACGGCTACCTGACGGTGACCGACAACGGCCGCGGCATCCCCGTCGAGAACCACCCGAAATTTCCCGGCAAGTCGACGCTCGAGGTGGTGATGACGGTGCTGCATGCCGGCGGCAAGTTCGACGGCAAGGCCTATGAGACCTCCGGCGGCCTGCACGGCGTCGGCGTTTCCGTGGTCAACGCACTGTCGGACGACCTTGAAGTCGAGGTTGCACGCAATCGCCGGCTCTATCGCCAGCGCTTCTCCCGCGGCATCGCGCAGGGCGGCCTCGAAGACCTGGGTGACGTACACAACCGGCGCGGCACCAGGGTCCGTTTCCACCCCGACCCGCAGATCTTCGGACCGCATGCCCGCTTCGAGCCGGCGCGGCTTTTCCGAATGGCCCGCTCCAAGGCCTATCTCTTCGGCGGTGTGGAAATCCGCTGGTCCTGCGATCCGGCGCTCCTGCCGGAAGGTTCGGAAATCCCGGACAGGGCCGTGTTTCATTTCCCCGGCGGCCTCAAGGACTATCTCGCCGCCACGCTCGGCAAGGAATTCACGGTCACCCGCGAGATTTTCGCCGGCAAATCGGAAAAGTCCGGTGGCCACGGTTCGCTCGAATGGGCCGTCACCTGGTATGGCGGCGACCAGCAGATCCATTCCTACTGCAACACCATCCCGACGCCCGAAGGGGGAACGCACGAGGCGGGTCTGCGCATTGCGCTGACGAAGGGGCTCAAGAACTACGCCGAGCTCACACAGAACAAGCGCGCTGCGATCGTCACCACGGACGATGTCATGATCTCTGCGGCAGGCATGCTCTCGGTCTTCATTCGCGAGCCGGAATTCGTCGGTCAGACGAAGGACAAGCTGGCTACGGTGGAGGCGCAGCGCATCGTCGAAAACGCGCTTCGCGATCCTTTCGACCATTATCTCGCCGACAATCCGGCAGAGGCGGCCAAGCTTCTCGACTGGGTGGTGGAGCGCGCCGAGGAGCGTGTACGCCGGCGCAAGGAAAAGGAAGTCAGCCGCAAGACGGCGGTCCGCAAGCTGCGCCTGCCGGGCAAGCTCGCGGACTGCGCCCAGAATACGGCGGAAGGTGCCGAACTCTTCATCGTCGAAGGGGACTCGGCCGGCGGTTCGGCCAAACAGGCGCGCAACCGCGCCAACCAGGCGATCCTGCCGCTGCGCGGCAAGATCCTCAACGTCGCCAGCGCCGGCCGCGAGAAGCTCGGTGCCAATCAGCAGATCGGCGATCTCGTCCAGGCGCTCGGCTGCGGCACGCGCTCGAAGTATCGCGAAGAGGACCTGCGCTACGAGCGCATCATCATCATGACCGACGCCGACGTCGACGGTGCGCACATCGCCTCTCTTCTGATCACCTTCTTCTATCAGGAGATGCCGGAGCTCATCCGCGGAGGCCATCTCTATCTCGCCGTGCCGCCGCTCTATCGCCTGAGCCAGGGTTCCAAGACGCTTTATGCCCGCGACGACGCGCATCGCGAAGAGCTGATGCGGACGGAGTTCAATGGTCGCGGCAAAGTCGAACTCGGGCGGTTCAAGGGCCTCGGCGAGATGCTGCCCGCGCAGCTCAAGGAAACCACGATGGACCCGGCCAAGCGGACGCTCCTCAAGGTCGAAATCGACGATGTCGACTTCGAGGGCACCCGCGATGCCGTCGACAGCCTGATGGGAACGAAAGCCGAGGCCCGCTTCCGTTTCATCCAGGAGCGCGCGGTCTTCGCGGACAACCTGGACATCTGA
- a CDS encoding GNAT family N-acetyltransferase produces the protein MTAVTIAEESPRQPAVIRLLELSDAYAASLYPAESNHLVDLSQLEQPTVSFFVARRDGEVVGCCGLVEAGDGTAEIKRMFVDPEARGLKLGKLLLSVLEAKAAKLGLTAIRLETGIYQPEAIGLYKASGYVECAPFGSYLPDPLSLFMEKPVRQEA, from the coding sequence ATGACCGCCGTAACCATCGCCGAAGAGTCGCCGCGCCAGCCGGCCGTTATTCGCCTTCTGGAATTGTCCGATGCCTATGCGGCATCGCTCTATCCGGCCGAAAGCAATCATCTGGTCGATCTGTCTCAGTTGGAGCAGCCCACCGTATCCTTTTTCGTGGCCCGCCGTGACGGCGAAGTCGTCGGCTGCTGTGGCCTCGTCGAAGCGGGCGACGGTACGGCCGAGATCAAGCGGATGTTCGTCGACCCGGAGGCGAGGGGGCTGAAGCTTGGCAAGCTGCTTTTATCGGTTCTCGAAGCCAAAGCGGCAAAGCTCGGTCTCACGGCAATCCGTCTTGAGACCGGCATCTATCAGCCGGAAGCGATCGGTCTCTACAAGGCATCCGGCTACGTGGAGTGTGCGCCCTTCGGCAGCTATCTACCTGATCCGCTGAGCCTGTTCATGGAAAAACCGGTTCGGCAGGAGGCGTGA
- a CDS encoding DUF2336 domain-containing protein, giving the protein MIIQAFLRWVETAKASERASAASALGRAFAQADVNGIDRQAVEMAMTFLLDDPSPKVRRSLAEALADCPIVPRSIIKALAQDQPEIAYIAISRSPVLNDDDLVDMAADGGAEMRALIASRSDVSCAVAAAIAEIGGEEEVLILLENPGARLSPGSLRRIADRLGDSVAARGLLLERHDLPSDARQTLAEKAGAALAASDLVRAVIGEDRAQRVVRETCDAAALTLSSASAREELQRMVAALRKTGRLTPALLLTALCSGRTEFFSAAIVDLSGVPEKRVRSILSGGRFHSIRALLETAGLGREVSGMFSEAVLFCQCEADADHDGASLSVAARLSDRLRRRSFGAYHAVAELAERLAFAEQRQRARNYALLLSRQAA; this is encoded by the coding sequence GTGATCATACAAGCATTTCTTCGCTGGGTGGAAACGGCGAAAGCCAGCGAACGCGCCAGTGCTGCCAGTGCGCTTGGTCGTGCCTTTGCTCAGGCCGATGTGAATGGCATCGATCGGCAGGCGGTCGAAATGGCGATGACCTTTCTCCTCGACGATCCTTCGCCCAAGGTGCGGCGGTCTCTTGCCGAGGCGCTGGCGGATTGCCCGATTGTGCCGCGCTCGATCATCAAGGCGCTTGCGCAGGACCAGCCCGAGATTGCCTACATCGCGATTTCCCGCTCACCGGTCTTGAATGACGACGATCTTGTCGACATGGCGGCGGACGGCGGCGCGGAGATGCGGGCGCTGATCGCCTCCCGCAGCGACGTCTCATGCGCCGTTGCGGCTGCCATCGCCGAGATTGGCGGCGAGGAAGAGGTGCTCATCCTGTTGGAAAATCCGGGGGCCAGGCTTTCTCCGGGCTCGTTGCGGCGAATTGCCGACCGCCTCGGCGATAGCGTGGCCGCCCGCGGCCTGTTGCTCGAGCGTCATGATCTGCCGAGCGACGCGCGCCAGACCCTCGCCGAAAAAGCCGGCGCGGCGCTTGCGGCGTCTGACCTGGTACGCGCCGTTATCGGCGAGGACCGGGCGCAGCGTGTCGTGCGGGAGACTTGCGACGCGGCAGCGCTGACGCTTTCCTCCGCCTCCGCGCGGGAGGAATTGCAGCGGATGGTTGCCGCTCTCCGCAAAACCGGCCGCCTGACGCCGGCTCTGCTGCTGACGGCGCTTTGCAGCGGCAGGACGGAGTTTTTTTCTGCGGCAATCGTGGATCTGTCCGGAGTCCCGGAGAAGCGCGTCCGGTCGATCCTTTCGGGCGGGCGATTCCACTCGATCAGGGCTCTCCTCGAAACTGCGGGGCTTGGCCGTGAAGTGAGCGGAATGTTTTCGGAGGCCGTATTGTTCTGCCAATGCGAGGCAGATGCGGATCACGATGGAGCCTCCCTCTCCGTCGCCGCCAGACTTTCGGATCGCCTTCGCCGCCGAAGCTTCGGCGCATATCACGCCGTCGCCGAACTCGCGGAGCGGCTGGCTTTTGCCGAGCAGCGGCAGAGGGCGCGCAACTACGCCTTGTTGCTCTCCCGCCAGGCCGCGTAA
- a CDS encoding aldolase/citrate lyase family protein, whose product MSVNGAQTILPLLYLPAGEPVPRREILTAFRAVVIAGSETGLPPSDLPRQDAGCLLLARIETSSDPGEDELAALIGSGFDGVVLAGCRGPADIQRLDVLLKVAEAAASKPQGRTVILAEYATTPESVLSPHSLAGASSRLSALVFDASALAEACGCRRVTETGDVPAVVRAGRAAAVLRACEARIAAYDMLPIDAEDEATVRRLWKNSVENGFSSVALRSPQQIDLLAAAGVVPEV is encoded by the coding sequence ATGTCTGTTAACGGCGCGCAAACCATCCTACCGCTCCTGTATCTGCCGGCCGGCGAACCGGTGCCTCGCAGGGAGATCCTGACCGCCTTCCGAGCGGTCGTGATTGCCGGGAGCGAAACTGGCCTGCCGCCCTCGGATCTGCCTCGACAGGACGCCGGCTGCCTGTTGCTCGCCCGAATCGAAACGAGTAGCGATCCCGGTGAAGACGAGCTTGCCGCTTTGATCGGCAGCGGCTTCGACGGCGTCGTTCTGGCCGGATGCCGCGGCCCCGCAGACATTCAACGGCTCGATGTGCTGCTCAAGGTCGCCGAGGCGGCGGCCAGCAAGCCCCAGGGCCGAACGGTTATTCTTGCGGAATACGCGACGACGCCGGAAAGCGTCCTGTCGCCTCACTCGCTGGCGGGTGCCTCATCGCGCCTCTCGGCACTGGTGTTCGATGCCTCGGCCCTGGCCGAAGCGTGTGGTTGCAGGCGCGTGACCGAAACGGGCGACGTGCCGGCTGTCGTTCGAGCCGGCCGTGCTGCGGCAGTCCTGAGAGCCTGCGAGGCCCGCATCGCGGCTTACGACATGCTGCCTATCGACGCCGAGGATGAGGCGACCGTGCGGCGCCTGTGGAAAAACAGCGTGGAGAACGGCTTTTCGAGCGTTGCCCTCCGCTCGCCGCAGCAGATCGACCTTCTTGCCGCTGCAGGCGTCGTGCCGGAAGTCTAG
- a CDS encoding flavin reductase family protein — MFYDTAGNGHGLPHDPFKAIVSPRPIGWIGTRGADGALNLGPYSFFNAISDRPKLVMFASSGYKDSVRNIEATGEFTASFASRNLSEAVNLTSVAAPHGESEFEIAGLTPVEGTLVKAPFVGEAFAALECRMTEIFRPKGIDGVVSDSYVVIGAVVGIHIREEAIRDGRFDMATVKPLARLGYMDYCDGGDVFEMMRPVR, encoded by the coding sequence ATGTTCTACGACACCGCCGGAAACGGGCACGGCCTGCCGCACGATCCCTTCAAGGCGATCGTGTCGCCGAGACCGATCGGCTGGATCGGCACGCGCGGGGCCGATGGGGCGCTGAACCTTGGGCCCTATTCCTTTTTCAACGCCATCAGCGACCGGCCGAAGCTCGTGATGTTCGCCTCGAGCGGCTACAAGGATTCGGTACGCAACATCGAGGCGACCGGGGAGTTCACCGCGAGCTTTGCCAGCCGCAACCTGAGCGAGGCGGTCAATCTCACCTCGGTGGCCGCCCCGCATGGTGAAAGCGAGTTCGAGATCGCCGGACTGACGCCTGTAGAGGGAACGCTCGTGAAGGCTCCCTTCGTGGGCGAGGCATTCGCGGCGCTGGAATGCCGGATGACGGAGATCTTCCGGCCCAAGGGTATCGATGGCGTCGTTTCCGACAGCTATGTCGTCATCGGCGCAGTGGTCGGCATTCACATCCGCGAGGAGGCCATCCGCGATGGGCGGTTCGACATGGCGACCGTCAAGCCGCTCGCCCGGCTCGGCTACATGGACTATTGCGATGGCGGCGACGTCTTCGAGATGATGCGGCCTGTTCGCTAG
- a CDS encoding nitroreductase family protein: MKTEIKLVDYLASRRSIPAFQMGEPGPSKAEVAEMLKLASRVPDHGKLAPWRFIVYRGEERARISAELKKMALAAKPDMPEEMIKVEEARLTRAPVVVAVVSKAAPHFKIPEWEQQMSAGAVCLNLLMAANALGYASNWLTEWYAFEERAYPLLGVAPGEKIAGFIHIGTAMVPPTERPRPELEEIVTWVGEGD; this comes from the coding sequence ATGAAAACCGAAATAAAGCTTGTCGACTATCTTGCCTCCCGCAGGTCCATCCCGGCCTTTCAGATGGGTGAGCCAGGACCCAGCAAGGCGGAAGTCGCGGAAATGCTGAAGCTCGCCTCGCGCGTGCCGGATCATGGCAAATTGGCGCCGTGGCGCTTCATTGTCTATCGGGGCGAGGAGAGGGCGCGCATCAGCGCCGAACTGAAGAAGATGGCGCTTGCCGCCAAGCCGGACATGCCGGAAGAGATGATCAAGGTCGAGGAGGCGCGGCTGACGCGCGCGCCGGTCGTGGTCGCCGTGGTCAGCAAGGCGGCGCCGCATTTCAAGATTCCGGAATGGGAGCAGCAGATGTCGGCTGGTGCCGTCTGCCTCAATCTGCTGATGGCCGCAAATGCGCTCGGTTACGCCTCGAACTGGCTGACCGAATGGTATGCCTTCGAGGAACGGGCCTATCCGCTGCTCGGCGTGGCGCCGGGCGAGAAGATTGCGGGCTTCATTCACATCGGCACTGCAATGGTGCCGCCGACGGAGCGCCCCAGGCCCGAACTCGAGGAGATCGTCACCTGGGTCGGGGAGGGCGACTGA